Part of the Drosophila kikkawai strain 14028-0561.14 chromosome 3L, DkikHiC1v2, whole genome shotgun sequence genome is shown below.
CCATGATTTATTTCTATGGTCCGATGGCAGTGTTGATCGCATTTAATCTGGTCGTGTTTGCCTTGACGGCCCATCGTATTATGGTGGTGCAGAGGGAGCTTCGGAGTGTCCACAGACAGGACAAACAGCGGAAGTTCCAATCCGACACTCAGACGTAATAAGCTTCTATAGTGAATGGCTTGCCATGACCCTAAACTCTCTCCTCACAGTTACAGCTTCTTCCTGCGCCTCTTTATCATCACTGGCGTCTCGTGGAGCTTGGAAATAATCTCCTACCTAGTGCAGAACGTTGAAGTACTGAGGGAGATATTCCTGGTGGCCGACTACTTTCATTGGTGTCAGGGTATCATTATTTTTGTCCTGTTCATTCTGAAACCCAGAATCCTGCGGCTGTGCAAAGAAAGGTAAGTACTATGGGCTTTATTTCAAAGTGAAAATAAGAACACAGTCTTAAAGTAGAAATAGGAATCGTGATACTGACTTTTCCAAAGATGAGATGACGTCCCTTGATGGGGCTTTGACATAGGTAAATCCCTGGGTTTGCATTATATTTTGTGGTGCTAGAAATTTGggtctaaaaactaatacttTGTGATTGTTCTAACACGCAAGTCTATATATGTCGCATTTATTTGTCCTTGTTGAATTGTTattggcttttgttttattttaaatttgtttagatttttaaaaatgtttttatggTGCTAGAAATATGGGTTGAAAAACTTGTACTATGTTATGGTACTAACACGCAAGTCTCTATATGTCGTTTTTATTTGTCCTTGTTGAATTGTTCCTggcttttatgttttattttaaaattgtttagattttaaaaatgttctcTTCTTCAATCCAGGTATGCCAGTTGCATAACGGAGGAAATCAACAGATAACAGAAAGTTTCAATGAACtagttttaagatttttttataataaatattaaaagcaaaGCATTCGGTTCTTTACTATTACCATTCCTTATTTCCTTGTAACCCCAACACTGCCCAATATATCGAAAGTGGTCACACGAGTTTCTAACGATGTAATCCAACCAATCCAATTACTGTCTGCGAGTCACGCCCCATATGCCATAATATAAAGAGGAAAGCTCTATAAAAGGTAGCCTGCTGTAAGTGGAGCCTTCATCTATTGGCAAAATGAGCAGGCTGCAGGAAGTGACCCAGCGGATATGGGCCTccgatgtggatacgggaaaGATAGGCTCCTTAGAGTTGAACGCGTGGCTGGCTCAGCTTACGGGAATACCGCTGGTAGGCCTCCGACCAGAGTCGAGGATCCAAAGGTTGGGCATTCTGGTTCGCAGCTTCTTCATCTTGCCCTGCCTCTTCTGCTACGTGTGCTTGGAGATCTATGACCTTGTCCTGAACTGGGCGGATGTGGACGTTATGACCCAGAACGTGCTGATGACACTCACCCACGTGGGCTACTGGGTCAAGGTGAGGGCATAGGTGTTTCCAAGTGCTGCTCTGACATTGGTAAGGATAATGTGTTTGCAGGTGCTGAACACCTTTCACCATTACGAAGAGATCAAGGAGATTGTCAGGCAGCTGAGCTGCCTCACCAGGGCCTGCGTGCTGTCTGGCCGCCAGAGGAGCACCTTTCATGACGTAGAGGTGGAGAACAAGCTGGTTTGTCTGATGTACTTTTGCCTGGTTGTGTTCTCCTCGTCAACGGCCATGGTCATGCTACTTGTCGGTGAGTCCGAATGGGTGTGATTCCACCTAGGCCTGATTTACTCTTTTCCGGGGGCAGTGCCCGATGAAATGGCCGGGCAGCGGTTTCCGTTCCGCGTCCAGATGCCTGGATACCTGCCTCCGCTGGTACAGCAGCTGTACATGGGCCTGAGTGTAATCTGGATCTCCTGCGGCATTCCCACTATCGACAACATGAACGTTCTCTTGATGAATCAAATCTGCCTGCACTTAAAGGTGCTCAACATGGCCTTTGATGTCTTGGAAAGGGATAAGCAAGGACAGCGGCTCCAGGTGGACCCTCACAGCTGGCTCCAGTCGATCGTCCAGTACCATTGCAGCCTGATTAGGTGAGATTATGCGTTTTCCTTGACTCCTAATTCGTACAGTTACATCCTGCAGGCTACGTCAGCGCGTGGAGCGGGTGTACCGCCTGCCTATGATGTTCCAGTTCGTGTCCTCCCTGGTAGTGGTAGCCATGACGGTGTTCCAGATGCTCGTCGGCGATGGTTCCAACAGCTCGATGCTCGTCTACTTTATGCTCAGCGGCGTGCTCTGCCAGATTTTCCTCTACTGCTGGTTCGGCAACGAGGTCTTCGAACAGGTGAGTCTGTGCTACCAATGTCTTTGGTTATACAGGACACTCCTCATTCCGCAGAGCAAGACGCTGTCAAGCTCTGGATTCCGCTGCGACTGGCTCCAGTTTGATGTTCGATTCAGGAGGTGCCTGGTCATCTTCATGGTTAACGCGGACCGTCCCTTTTTGTTCACCGCGGGCGGATTCATGGGTCTGACCCTCACGAGCTTCACCAACATCCTGAGCAAGTCCTATTCGGTAGTGGCGGTGCTGCGTCAGATGTACGGCAGGTCACAGTAGAGGCTGGCTTCTGGATCAAAAAGGAAGTTGGCTACCGTTATCTCTATATATTTCAGCTAACGACAATCCTGTTAAATAGAAGTATATTATTCGAATCTCTGCGTAAGCTGTCGATACAAAAATGTCAGAAAAGGTAATTGACTGTGGGTGTCCCTCCAATCTAGGGCGGAAGTTTGTTTAACCTTATCGGAAAAACAAAAGGCTCTGATAATTGGCCATCATAAAAagtgtttacatattttgtgATTGTTTTCGGCGTGT
Proteins encoded:
- the LOC138928287 gene encoding odorant receptor 85b-like; the encoded protein is MSRLQEVTQRIWASDVDTGKIGSLELNAWLAQLTGIPLVGLRPESRIQRLGILVRSFFILPCLFCYVCLEIYDLVLNWADVDVMTQNVLMTLTHVGYWVKVLNTFHHYEEIKEIVRQLSCLTRACVLSGRQRSTFHDVEVENKLVCLMYFCLVVFSSSTAMVMLLVVPDEMAGQRFPFRVQMPGYLPPLVQQLYMGLSVIWISCGIPTIDNMNVLLMNQICLHLKVLNMAFDVLERDKQGQRLQVDPHSWLQSIVQYHCSLIRLRQRVERVYRLPMMFQFVSSLVVVAMTVFQMLVGDGSNSSMLVYFMLSGVLCQIFLYCWFGNEVFEQSKTLSSSGFRCDWLQFDVRFRRCLVIFMVNADRPFLFTAGGFMGLTLTSFTNILSKSYSVVAVLRQMYGRSQ